In Portunus trituberculatus isolate SZX2019 chromosome 46, ASM1759143v1, whole genome shotgun sequence, a single window of DNA contains:
- the LOC123520189 gene encoding uncharacterized protein LOC123520189: MSAGGIEHMTSWAARKYGRLVLASGLSTFLMVNLTLHAGAGLHYYCSHECLEDLLEGPLPSLDRDAIFHIRNYWVDPPAPRGAYKPSFPVEKPPWGTMGNWGEAYKFINNYFSNYQRPGTFLEIGAQDGEFMSLTLYMEQELGFRGLLVEPNPRDYKALRDNRRSSASINACATPRGGHRKDTLWLRHIPDNLPPLLRRLQAGNNRLYEYVSAEDRDLGQTVEVQCFNAGALAVAGLGTKRIDLLVISTHGGEMDILDSIPLSVHFKVVVVVVPLATSEEWDQLKRMAERRGLTQVFDKYNIHILLPSNEVKIV; encoded by the exons ATGAGCGCGGGTGGGATCGAACACATGACATCGTGGGCAGCACGCAAGTATGGCCGGTTGGTGCTGGCTAGTGGCCTGTCCACCTTCCTGATGGTGAACCTAACTCTGCACGCAGGCGCCGGTCTCCACTACTACTGCAGCCACg agTGCCTGGAGGACCTACTAGAGGGGCCTCTCCCATCACTGGACAGGGACGCCATCTTCCACATTAGGAACTACTGGGTGGACCCGCCAGCACCACGGGGCGCCTACAAACCTTCCTTCCCCGTGGAGAAGCCTCCGTGGGGCACTATGGGTAACTGGGGCGAGGCTTACAAATTCATCAACAATTACTTCAGTAACTATCAG CGGCCAGGCACTTTCCTTGAAATCGGCGCACAGGACGGTGAGTTCATGTCGCTTACTCTCTATATGGAGCAAGAGTTGGGGTTCCGTGGGCTGCTGGTGGAGCCCAATCCGCGGGACTACAAGGCTCTGAGGGACAACCGCCGCTCCTCTGCCTCCATCAATGCCTGTGCCACACCCCGTGGAGGCCACCGCAAG gatACCTTGTGGTTACGGCACATACCAGACAACCTGCCCCCCTTGCTTCGCCGCCTGCAGGCTGGCAACAACAGACTCTACGAATACGTGTCCGCTGAG GACCGTGACCTAGGGCAGACAGTGGAGGTGCAGTGCTTCAACGCGGGTGCCTTAGCAGTGGCCGGCCTGGGCACCAAGAGGATAGACCTACTAGTGATCTCCACACACGGTGGCGAGATGGATATCCTCGACTCCATTCCCCTTAGCGTGCActttaaa gtggtggtggtggtggtgcccctGGCCACCAGCGAGGAGTGGGACCAGCTCAAGAGGATGGCTGAACGGCGAGGATTGACGCAAGTTTTTGACAAATATAACATTCACATCCTTCTTCCCAGCAATGAAGTGAAGATCGTCTGA
- the LOC123519951 gene encoding uncharacterized protein LOC123519951: protein MGVGGAMGVMSWVTRKYGRVVVAGVLSASLIVNLTLHAGSALHYYCSNECLEALLTAPILTLDHDAVVHIRENWVDPPAPRDAYKPSFPLDEPPWTAKGSWSEAYTIIKNYFKQYEVPGTFVEVGAADGEFQSLTLWVEQQLGFRGLLVEPNPQAYQALRAAGRSAYSIQACATPDEGHRKDMLWIRNNDADLPSFLRQLQKGSNRLWRYVPVEDRDLGRTVPVQCFNLGALVVAALRSVTVDLLVVSTHGGEIDILRSIPHQIKVKVLVVVAPIVTGEDMDELSATVHRWRLAPALTRHDINIFVPQESITHA, encoded by the exons ATGGGAGTGGGCGGTGCGATGGGCGTGATGAGCTGGGTGACACGAAAGTACGGGCGGGTAGTGGTAGCTGGTGTGCTGTCTGCTTCCCTAATAGTGAACCTCACCCTGCACGCCGGCTCCGCCCTGCATTACTACTGCAgcaacg AGTGTCTGGAGGCGCTGCTGACGGCACCAATACTCACCCTGGACCATGACGCCGTGGTGCACATTCGTGAGAATTGGGTGGACCCGCCAGCTCCACGGGACGCCTACAAGCCATCCTTCCCGTTGGATGAGCCCCCTTGGACTGCCAAAGGAAGCTGGAGCGAGGCCTACACGATCATTAAAAACTATTTCAAACAGTACGAG GTTCCTGGGACCTTCGTGGAGGTGGGTGCGGCGGACGGTGAGTTTCAATCCTTGACTCTATGGGTGGAACAGCAGTTGGGATTCCGCGGGCTGCTGGTGGAGCCAAACCCACAGGCCTACCAGGCTCTTCGAGCGGCGGGCAGGTCAGCCTACAGCATCCAAGCGTGTGCCACTCCTGACGAGGGACACAGGAAG GATATGCTGTGGATACGAAACAATGACGCTGACCTGCCGTCCTTTCTGCGGCAGTTACAGAAAGGAAGCAACAGACTTTGGCGATACGTCCctgttgag GATCGTGACCTCGGAAGGACGGTGCCTGTGCAGTGCTTCAACCTGGGCGCCCTCGTGGTGGCCGCCCTGAGGAGTGTCACGGTTGATCTCCTCGTCGTGTCCACTCACGGAGGGGAGATAGATATCCTCAGGAGCATCCCGCACCAAATTAAAGTGAAG gtgctagtggtggtggcgcccATCGTGACGGGGGAGGACATGGACGAACTGAGTGCGACGGTGCATAGGTGGCGTCTTGCACCGGCCCTCACTCGGCACGACATTAATATATTCGTCCCCCAGGAAAGCATCACTcatgcttag
- the LOC123520188 gene encoding uncharacterized protein LOC123520188, with product MTPAVQQSHMHSSPVLFLALLAAYIGNLRFLGGLQMLLLLHGAAGEIVAGQVVERKEGKKEESATVLPQPPPPEEYLYHQHVESDTLVREYLLQEIHPRSALMCPKGLAIAKISMKLRVGKDLVEAHPEARLTAPFTYWLVQTNNGKGNDEEEGPSRCPTLHRCLGYQACLFTFGIEFCNLDPLPGQRKFLLVTVTCMRDEALLKGMRDAYQDAVPVNEVARRSGLVLHLTYTSHLEEGVQDLSSTVISEREEGEGEIFYAMCHNLQDITKSGYRGQCHTEPPASEVVSEALWSLLGRVPSRQCREELQEIYCSFQYHSKGLCVPPFLVAPSQVSGVDPEDLKFNDVSLPKMGPRPPPLNFKKPPGPLHPAGLAFVILVHKDPPAVMQLLSLIYRPHHFYVLHVDQRATHVRRALNDLLLHLMPGASNVRILPASRSFVASWGSYNIVRAELEAFEELLRMGHWDFAINLSGADLPLRDVDDLAATLAPYRGTNFVPIFTQRNKNMKADQGLAWDVWHGCEGYVYNVTRGGGQPEPQELLIYTGSQWSIMSHELVNYAVTPALRSQATNRWQFYLQTSIIPDESYFPTLTHNSPFVNATRHLGFHWLKRFEGRNTLNLCRHMEDTDFCGQGPGPITEEDLYQMFESSHRYFFARKFNTNSPTHATRVKVNEHMRIGYYQNLRTHLSRDLMHQLLTAAHVRLVQKHLVKPSTRPGNLLSLRVLPVLHLTNPCCSLPFQRSFKSIQEFVTWLDFTFVDAEGWSAGVARAAVWQQPPFDCYPDGHLRALRVTTWQDEVRRTQLSINIPLPFAAPGADSVHVEMWFHVGPRSLSPSCLAGEGRRASSPGIPMHFPDLKVENVTAQPLEIVIQLVDPQGSVRCEERRKETWEESRIHPNADGERVELASFFTLLCGLMESGLWTVRVFQSGLETPRRYELTVGVLPRSWATQEPTPDLLMSLWRVGEVAVLPLDDGGEKAKKEKEKKNEGSGEEKKSDVDEQKGEEEFAEKEEERKMVEEQHQHSLHERSAGGMSPDLVEREQIFRLDEWLVCGGGLLTATLAVVFTYHWVVVPALMSVRASPRMQRSALLVLCAVLLQIFVTSSFCR from the exons ATGACACCTGCTGTGCAACAATCACATATGCACTCCTCTCCCGTCCTATTCCTGGCTCTCCTCGCCGCTTATATCGGGAACTTGAGATTCCTGGGAGGGCTGCAgatgttactcctcctccatggTGCTGCCGGAGAGATTGTGGCGGGCCAAGtggtagaaagaaaggaaggcaagaaagagGAGTCTGCTACCGTACTGCCACAGCCACCGCCGCCCGAGGAGTACCTTTACCACCAGCACGTTGAAAGTGATACGCTCGTCAGGGAGTACCTTCTGCAGGAGATTCATCCACGTAGCGCTCTCATGTGTCCGAAGGGCCTCGCTATAGCCAag aTCAGCATGAAGTTGAGGGTCGGGAAGGATTTAGTGGAGGCGCATCCCGAGGCTCGTCTGACGGCGCCCTTCACTTACTGGCTGGTGCAAACTAACAACGGGAAGGGCaacgatgaggaggaaggtCCAAGCAGGTGTCCGACGCTGCATCGGTGTCTAGGCTACCAAGCATGCCTCTTCACCTTCGGGATAGAGTTTTGCAATCTTGATCCCCTTCCTGGCCAACGCAAG TTCCTGTTGGTGACGGTGACCTGCATGCGAGACGAAGCATTGCTCAAGGGAATGCGGGACGCTTACCAAGACGCTGTCCCCGTCAACGAGGTGGCGAGACGCTCTGGTCTG GTGTTACATCTCACCTATACTTCACACTTGGAGGAGGGCGTGCAGGACCTGTCCTCCACGGTCATATCGgaacgagaagaaggagaaggtgaaataTTCTATGCCATGTGCCACAATCTCCAAGATATCACCAAGTCCGGCTATCGCGGTCAATGTCACACGGAGCCTCCAGCCTCTGAGGTCGTGAGCGAGGCCCTGTGGTCCCTCCTCGGCCG GGTACCTTCACGCCAGTGCCGAGAGGAATTGCAGGAAATCTACTGTTCTTTTCAGTACCACAGCAAGGGTCTCTGTGTACCACCATTTCTCGTCGCCCCTTCCCAG GTGAGTGGAGTGGACCCTGAAGACTTAAAGTTCAACGATGTATCGCTTCCAAAGATGGGGCCTCGTCCACCACCCCTGAACTTCAAAAAACCACCAGGGCCCCTCCACCCTGCTGGTCTTGCTTTCGTTATTCTAGTTCACAAAGATCCTCCTGCTGTG ATGCAGCTGCTGTCTCTCATCTACAGGCCCCACCACTTCTACGTGCTACACGTGGACCAACGAGCTACCCATGTGCGCCGAGCCCTCAATGATCTGCTGCTTCACCTCATGCCGGGAGCCTCCAACGTGag GATCTTGCCCGCGTCACGCTCCTTCGTGGCCTCTTGGGGATCGTACAACATCGTGCGGGCGGAGCTGGAGGCATTCGAGGAGTTGCTCCGGATGGGACACTGGGACTTTGCTATCAACTTGAGCGGTGCCGACCTGCCTCTTCGGGACGTGGATGACTTGGCGGCTACGTTAGCTCCTTACCGTGGAACGAACTTCGTGCCGATCTTCACCCAGcggaacaagaacatgaaggcAGACCAGGGCCTGGCGTGGGATGTATG gcacGGGTGTGAAGGGTACGTGTACAACGTGACCAGGGGCGGCGGTCAGCCCGAGCCACAGGAGTTGCTCATCTACACTGG GTCCCAGTGGTCCATTATGTCACATGAACTGGTGAACTACGCCGTGACTCCCGCCCTTCGATCGCAAGCTACGAACCGATGGCAGTTTTACCTTCAAACATCCATCATTCCCGATGAAAGTTACTTCCCAACGCTGACTCATAACTCCCCTTTCGT CAATGCGACTCGGCACCTGGGGTTCCACTGGCTGAAGCGTTTCGAAGGACGCAACACTCTCAACCTTTGCCGCCACATGGAGGACACTGACTTCTGTggccag gGTCCAGGCCCCATCACTGAGGAGGACCTTTATCAGATGTTTGAGAGTTCTCATCGCTACTTCTTCGCCCGCAAGTTTAACACGAATTCACCAACACATGCCACTCGAGTGAAG GTGAACGAACATATGCGCATCGGTTATTACCAGAACCTGAGGACACATTTATCCCGCGACCTTATGCATCAGCTTTTGACGGCAGCACACGTAAGGCTCGTTCAGAAACACCTGGTGAAACCTTCCACTCGGCCCGGAAATCTTCTCTCCTTacgg GTGTTGCCCGTCCTGCACCTCACCAATCCCTGCTGCTCGCTGCCCTTCCAGAGAAGCTTCAAGAGCATTCAGGAATTTGTCACCTGGCTCGACTTTACCTTC GTGGACGCAGAGGGGTGGAGTGCAGGGGTGGCTCGGGCAGCAGTGTGGCAGCAGCCGCCATTTGACTGCTATCCTGACGGTCACCTGAGGGCACTGCGGGTCACGACGTGGCAAGATGAGGTCCGCAG GACACAGCTTTCCATCAACATACCACTGCCCTTCGCCGCGCCGGGCGCTGACTCTGTGCATGTGGAAATGTGGTTCCACGTGGGACCGCGGAGCCTCAGTCCTTCATGCCTGGCTGGAGAGGGGCGCCGCGCATCTTCTCCCGGCATACCCATGCACTTCCCTGACCTGAAGGTGGAGAATGTGACGGCGCAGCCCCTGGAAATAGTGATACAGCTGGTGGATCCGCAGGGCAGCGTCAG GTGTGAGGAGCGACGCAAGGAGACGTGGGAGGAGAGCCGGATCCACCCTAATGCTGATGGGGAGAGGGTGGAACTCGCGTCTTTCTTTACCCTCTTGTGCGGTCTTATGGAATCCGGACTTTGGACCGTGAGAGTGTTCCag AGCGGATTGGAGACGCCCAGACGCTACGAACTGACGGTAGGGGTGCTGCCCAGGTCTTGGGCAACGCAGGAACCGACACCAGATTTGCTGATGTCCTTGTGGCGGGTAGGAGAAGTGGCTGTCCTGCCCCTGGACGATGg AGGTGAGAAggcgaagaaagagaaggaaaaaaagaatgaaggaagcggggaagagaaaaagtcgGACGTAGAtgaacaaaaaggagaagaagagtttgctgagaaggaggaggaaaggaaaatggttGAGGAGCAGCACCAGCACAGCCTTCATGAGAGGTCAGCTGGGGGAATGAGCCCTGACCTGGTGGAGCGTGAGCAGATCTTTAG ACTGGACGAGTGGCTGGTGTGCGGCGGAGGCTTGCTGACGGCGACGCTGGCAGTCGTGTTTACATATCACTGGGTGGTTGTGCCTGCCCTGATGTCCGTGAGAGCCTCCCCCAGGATGCAGCGCTCCGCCCTCCTCGTTCTGTGCGCCGTGCTGCTACAGATCTTCGTCACATCTTCCTTCTGCAGATGA